Proteins from one Corynebacterium testudinoris genomic window:
- a CDS encoding rhomboid family intramembrane serine protease, producing the protein MEILRRWYRDVPATTALIAANVLVWLITAVQSRSLMGNLSNSQLADDWLLWGPYVSQDGASWFRAIGSMFLHVGMGHLAINCFMLALIGREIERAIGSSLYVVVYFAGGIFAAGAVVWMDYGTPTAGASGALFALMVLLVGVFRRRGADLVAPLVLIGVNVAYTFISSSVSLWGHLGGLIAGALMLPFLFSSHRGIRWGGVLGVLVAGCALIVMV; encoded by the coding sequence GTGGAGATCCTGCGCCGTTGGTACCGAGACGTACCAGCGACCACCGCCCTCATCGCTGCCAACGTTCTCGTGTGGTTGATCACGGCCGTCCAGTCCCGGTCGCTGATGGGTAACTTGTCCAACTCCCAGCTTGCCGATGATTGGCTTCTGTGGGGTCCCTACGTTTCCCAGGACGGCGCCTCCTGGTTTCGCGCCATAGGGTCGATGTTCCTCCACGTCGGCATGGGCCACCTGGCAATAAACTGCTTTATGCTCGCGCTCATTGGCCGTGAGATTGAGAGAGCCATCGGCAGCAGCTTGTACGTCGTGGTTTACTTCGCCGGGGGGATTTTCGCCGCCGGGGCGGTCGTGTGGATGGACTATGGAACCCCGACTGCCGGTGCATCAGGAGCTCTGTTCGCTCTGATGGTGCTGCTCGTGGGTGTTTTTCGACGTCGAGGTGCCGATCTCGTCGCGCCTCTCGTTCTCATCGGGGTCAATGTGGCGTACACCTTCATTAGCTCGAGCGTATCCCTGTGGGGACACCTCGGTGGACTGATCGCCGGCGCGCTCATGCTGCCTTTCCTCTTTTCCTCTCACCGGGGTATTCGCTGGGGTGGAGTGTTAGGGGTTCTCGTCGCGGGCTGTGCACTAATAGTGATGGTTTAG
- the crgA gene encoding cell division protein CrgA, protein MPKAKITKSSIPQTATASTANRTPVKINTGGTPTWYKAIMFGLMILGLLWLVVNYLAGPSIPFMSSLDAWNYGIGFGLFIIGLLMTMGWR, encoded by the coding sequence ATGCCCAAAGCAAAAATCACCAAGAGCTCCATCCCCCAGACCGCGACAGCCTCCACCGCTAACCGCACCCCCGTGAAGATCAACACCGGCGGCACCCCCACCTGGTACAAGGCCATCATGTTCGGCCTCATGATCCTCGGCCTGCTCTGGCTAGTGGTGAACTACCTCGCCGGCCCGAGCATCCCCTTCATGTCGAGCCTTGATGCCTGGAACTACGGCATCGGCTTCGGCCTCTTCATCATCGGCCTACTGATGACGATGGGCTGGCGCTAA
- a CDS encoding methylenetetrahydrofolate reductase, which produces MNPTMPRHRAHSRFSASAPLDRFDERYDDAEAPHRSPQRTALSFEVMPPRRDADQETIAELLDTLESYNPDYVSVTSSRNSGWLEGTTDFISKITATTRMRTLAHLACTAGTREELGVWIDRLMDAGVRGFLALRGDFAEGQHSLPAGYLPHANELVRLIRDIEGRQAARFGAGRLAIGVAAYPSGHAESASVDEDLDVLLAKQRCGADFAITQLFFDAEDYLRFKERSELAGVRIPLIPGIMPMTSVQRLRRMGQLSGLRVPDRLIRRLEAAGPESEYEVGLELTAELAQTVLGAGAGGLHLYTFNRSDTTREMLDRIGLSAS; this is translated from the coding sequence ATGAACCCCACCATGCCCCGCCACCGGGCACATTCCCGCTTCTCGGCCTCCGCCCCGCTCGACCGCTTCGACGAGCGTTACGATGACGCGGAAGCCCCCCACCGCTCCCCACAACGGACCGCTCTGTCTTTTGAGGTCATGCCGCCGCGCCGGGATGCCGATCAAGAGACGATCGCGGAGCTGCTGGACACCCTCGAGTCCTACAACCCGGACTACGTCTCCGTCACCAGCTCCCGGAACTCGGGCTGGCTGGAGGGCACCACCGACTTCATCTCAAAGATCACGGCCACCACCCGCATGCGCACCCTCGCGCACCTGGCCTGCACCGCCGGGACCCGCGAGGAGCTCGGAGTCTGGATCGACCGTCTCATGGACGCCGGAGTGCGCGGCTTCCTCGCCCTGCGCGGTGACTTCGCCGAGGGTCAGCACTCCCTGCCAGCCGGGTACCTTCCCCACGCCAATGAACTGGTGCGGCTCATCCGGGACATCGAAGGCCGCCAGGCCGCCCGCTTCGGCGCAGGGCGCCTCGCCATCGGGGTTGCCGCCTACCCCAGTGGCCACGCCGAGTCAGCCAGCGTCGACGAGGATCTTGATGTCCTGTTGGCCAAACAGCGTTGCGGCGCGGACTTCGCCATCACCCAGCTATTTTTCGACGCCGAGGACTACCTCCGCTTCAAGGAACGCTCCGAACTGGCGGGTGTGCGGATCCCGCTCATCCCCGGAATCATGCCCATGACCTCGGTGCAGAGGTTGCGCCGAATGGGCCAGCTCTCCGGGCTGAGGGTTCCTGACCGCCTGATACGGCGGCTGGAAGCGGCCGGACCGGAGAGCGAATACGAGGTCGGTCTCGAACTCACCGCGGAACTCGCCCAGACCGTTCTGGGCGCCGGCGCCGGCGGCTTGCACCTCTATACCTTCAACCGCTCGGACACGACCCGCGAGATGCTCGACCGGATCGGCCTCAGCGCCAGCTAG
- a CDS encoding serine/threonine-protein kinase encodes MANIDGRDRLQNLIGEDYQLQWIIGHGGMSTVWLADDIRNDREVAIKVLRPEFSDNREFLDRFRNEAATAELIDSDNVVHTYDYREIPDPSGHTFCFIAMEYVRGESLADLLAREKQLDESLALDVLEQAAHGLSIIHRMDLVHRDIKPGNLLITQNGQVKITDFGIAKAAAAVPLTRTGMVVGTAQYVSPEQAQGKEVTAASDIYSLGVVGYEMLAGQRPFTGDSSVSVALAHISQAPPALSTGVSAEARELIGIALRKDPTQRFANGNEMALAVSAVRLGNRPPQPKSAAMSQLAPEPSPTESTRMLGAATNPTTIHPATSVTGAVPAVAPTGQGRRRAEASGGGFGTGVLIAIIIAALLGGGAFLAAQMGLFNGISGGTSTTQPVTSEPEVVTEWVTPTEESTPVPTTITQWVTPTSEEPTPTAEPTPTPTPTQPVAPTPTAPALPTLPELPGLDALTGGNG; translated from the coding sequence ATGGCTAATATCGACGGCCGCGACCGGTTGCAAAACCTCATCGGCGAGGACTACCAGCTCCAATGGATCATCGGCCACGGAGGCATGTCCACCGTGTGGCTCGCTGATGACATCCGTAACGACCGCGAAGTCGCCATCAAGGTTCTGCGCCCGGAGTTCTCCGATAACCGCGAGTTCCTCGACCGCTTCCGCAATGAAGCAGCCACGGCGGAACTCATCGATTCCGATAACGTCGTTCACACCTACGACTACCGCGAAATTCCCGACCCTTCGGGGCACACCTTCTGCTTCATCGCCATGGAATACGTCCGCGGCGAATCCCTCGCTGACCTGCTGGCCCGGGAGAAGCAGCTCGATGAGTCCTTGGCTCTCGACGTCCTCGAGCAGGCCGCCCACGGCCTGTCCATCATCCACCGCATGGACCTGGTCCACCGCGATATCAAGCCCGGCAACCTGCTGATCACCCAGAATGGGCAGGTGAAAATCACGGACTTCGGCATCGCCAAGGCGGCCGCCGCGGTGCCGCTGACCCGCACGGGCATGGTCGTGGGCACCGCGCAGTACGTCTCGCCGGAGCAGGCGCAGGGCAAGGAAGTCACCGCGGCCTCCGATATTTACTCCCTCGGTGTCGTCGGCTACGAGATGCTCGCCGGGCAGCGCCCCTTCACCGGCGACTCCTCTGTCTCCGTCGCGCTGGCGCACATCAGCCAGGCTCCCCCAGCCCTGTCCACCGGCGTGAGCGCCGAGGCCCGCGAGCTCATCGGCATCGCCCTGCGCAAGGACCCGACCCAGCGCTTCGCCAACGGCAACGAAATGGCCCTGGCGGTGTCCGCCGTGCGCCTGGGCAACCGACCGCCGCAGCCGAAGTCGGCAGCGATGTCCCAGCTCGCGCCCGAGCCCTCCCCGACCGAATCCACCCGGATGCTCGGCGCCGCCACGAACCCGACGACGATTCACCCGGCCACCTCCGTCACCGGTGCCGTGCCCGCAGTCGCCCCCACCGGCCAGGGACGACGCCGCGCGGAAGCCTCCGGCGGTGGCTTCGGCACCGGCGTCCTCATCGCCATCATCATCGCCGCCCTCCTCGGCGGCGGCGCCTTCCTGGCCGCGCAGATGGGCCTGTTCAACGGGATCTCCGGGGGCACCTCCACGACGCAACCGGTCACCAGCGAACCCGAGGTTGTCACCGAGTGGGTCACCCCGACGGAGGAATCCACCCCGGTCCCCACCACCATCACCCAGTGGGTCACGCCGACGTCCGAGGAACCGACGCCCACGGCGGAGCCCACACCCACCCCGACGCCGACCCAGCCCGTCGCGCCCACGCCGACGGCCCCCGCGTTGCCCACCCTCCCGGAGCTCCCCGGCCTGGACGCCCTCACGGGAGGTAACGGATGA
- the metE gene encoding 5-methyltetrahydropteroyltriglutamate--homocysteine S-methyltransferase, with amino-acid sequence MSAAFPTFTIEGYPRVGANRELKKALESFWSGRIDEATFVSSAHSIRLENYARLRDLGLDQDYSIPADVALYDQVLETAVTVGLIGGDAADIDLTEYFALARGNSERAPLEMTKWFDTNYHYLVPEVSDDTVITPRPQRIIDIVNEAKAAGHVVRPFLVGPVTLLALSKPTEDAAADFSPLARLEDLIAAYQTVLAALAEAGVEWVQLAEPALVADLTIANDEHLAADASFAYRAILAEENRPQVLVTSPYGSLRQGLDALVSANPEALQVDLAPVTLANDPTYVSRVAAAVEGTDITLAAGVIDGRNIWAADLRERLGVLETLKEAGVDKLSVTTSVSLQHVPHSVAVETALPVDVAGWLSFADEKITEAKALAAALDGGAVAAADAFARSDRAVRTRSESARTHNQAVQDRVAALPDGQVARQPEFAGRVEAQKALGLPQLPTTTIGSFPQTPEIRKARADHRNGNLTDEQYTQALKDEVKSVIDLQERLGIDVLVHGEPERNDMVQYFAELLDGFVTTEHGWVQSYGSRCTRPSIVVGDVSRPAPMTVEWAKYAQSLSDKHVKGMLTGPVTILAWSFTRDDVPKSVSADQIGVALADEVADLEAAGIDIIQIDEPALRELLPLRAEDRPAYLDWAVRSFRLVSLDAKPETQIHTHLCYSEFGQIIDAVAALDADVTSIEAARSRMELLADLDESFHSEIGPGIWDIHSPRVPDVAELTELIKAALVNVPTDRLWVNPDCGLKTRGYAETEQSLRNMVLARDLVVESL; translated from the coding sequence ATGTCTGCTGCATTCCCCACTTTCACCATCGAGGGCTACCCCCGCGTCGGCGCTAACCGCGAACTGAAGAAGGCCCTTGAGTCCTTCTGGTCCGGCCGCATCGACGAGGCCACCTTCGTCTCTTCCGCGCACTCCATCCGCCTGGAAAACTACGCCCGACTTCGCGACCTGGGACTGGACCAGGATTACTCCATCCCGGCCGACGTCGCGCTGTATGACCAGGTCCTGGAGACCGCCGTCACCGTGGGCCTCATCGGCGGCGACGCAGCAGACATCGATCTCACCGAGTACTTCGCGTTGGCTCGCGGCAACTCCGAGCGCGCCCCGCTGGAGATGACCAAGTGGTTCGACACCAATTACCACTACCTCGTGCCCGAGGTCTCCGATGACACCGTGATCACCCCGCGCCCGCAGCGCATCATCGACATCGTCAACGAGGCGAAGGCTGCCGGACACGTCGTGCGTCCGTTCCTCGTTGGCCCCGTCACCCTCCTCGCGCTGTCCAAGCCGACCGAGGATGCCGCCGCCGATTTCAGCCCGCTCGCCCGCCTCGAAGATCTCATCGCCGCGTACCAGACCGTCCTCGCCGCCCTGGCCGAGGCCGGAGTCGAGTGGGTCCAGCTCGCTGAGCCCGCCCTGGTCGCCGACCTCACCATCGCCAACGACGAGCACCTCGCCGCCGATGCATCCTTCGCTTACCGGGCAATCCTCGCCGAGGAGAACCGCCCGCAGGTCCTGGTCACCAGCCCCTACGGTTCCCTGCGTCAGGGTCTCGACGCCCTCGTTAGCGCCAACCCGGAAGCCCTCCAGGTCGACCTCGCGCCGGTCACCCTGGCCAACGACCCGACCTACGTCTCCCGCGTCGCCGCCGCCGTGGAAGGCACCGACATCACCCTCGCTGCCGGCGTCATCGACGGCCGCAACATTTGGGCCGCGGACCTGCGCGAACGCCTTGGCGTGCTGGAGACGCTGAAGGAAGCGGGCGTCGATAAGCTTTCTGTCACCACCTCCGTCTCCCTGCAGCACGTGCCGCACTCCGTGGCCGTCGAGACGGCATTGCCTGTCGACGTCGCCGGCTGGCTCTCCTTCGCCGACGAGAAGATCACCGAGGCCAAGGCGCTGGCCGCCGCCCTCGACGGCGGAGCAGTCGCCGCCGCCGATGCCTTCGCCCGCTCCGACCGCGCCGTGCGCACCCGCTCCGAGTCCGCCCGCACCCACAACCAAGCCGTGCAGGACCGCGTCGCCGCGCTTCCCGACGGCCAGGTCGCCCGCCAGCCCGAATTCGCCGGCCGCGTCGAAGCCCAAAAGGCCCTCGGCCTGCCGCAGTTGCCGACCACCACCATCGGCTCCTTCCCGCAGACGCCCGAGATCCGCAAGGCCCGCGCCGACCACCGCAACGGCAACCTCACCGACGAGCAGTACACGCAAGCCCTCAAGGACGAAGTCAAGTCCGTCATCGACCTGCAGGAACGCCTCGGCATCGACGTCCTCGTCCACGGCGAGCCCGAGCGCAACGACATGGTGCAGTACTTCGCCGAGCTTCTCGACGGCTTCGTCACCACCGAGCACGGCTGGGTCCAGTCCTACGGCTCCCGCTGCACCCGCCCCTCCATCGTCGTCGGCGACGTCTCGCGCCCCGCGCCCATGACCGTCGAATGGGCCAAGTACGCCCAATCCCTCTCCGACAAGCACGTCAAGGGCATGCTCACCGGCCCCGTCACCATCCTGGCCTGGTCCTTCACGCGTGACGACGTCCCGAAGTCCGTCTCCGCCGATCAGATCGGCGTCGCGCTTGCCGACGAGGTCGCCGACCTCGAAGCCGCCGGCATCGACATCATTCAGATCGACGAGCCCGCCCTCCGCGAACTCCTCCCCCTGCGCGCCGAAGACCGCCCCGCCTACCTCGACTGGGCTGTCCGCTCCTTCCGCCTCGTCTCCCTCGACGCCAAGCCGGAAACCCAGATCCACACCCACCTCTGCTACTCCGAGTTCGGCCAGATTATCGACGCCGTCGCCGCCCTCGACGCCGACGTCACCTCCATCGAGGCCGCCCGCTCCCGCATGGAACTACTCGCCGACCTCGACGAGTCCTTCCACTCCGAGATCGGCCCCGGCATCTGGGACATCCACTCCCCGCGCGTCCCCGACGTCGCCGAGCTCACCGAACTGATCAAGGCCGCCCTGGTCAACGTGCCCACCGACCGCCTCTGGGTCAACCCCGACTGCGGCCTGAAGACCCGCGGCTACGCAGAAACCGAGCAGTCACTGCGCAACATGGTTCTCGCCCGCGACCTCGTGGTTGAGTCGCTCTAA
- a CDS encoding penicillin-binding transpeptidase domain-containing protein yields MNRSIRLVSSFALLLVIILVANLTYIQVFKEDDYAKNALNQRGFYEMKSIPRGQISAGGMVLASSAADADGFYQRSYPSQDPAAYGSVVGYLSDQYGAAGLESSYNTVLNGTDPALFSSRWMDTLTGKGTTGANVELTLNPQVQQVAYDQLVSRGYEGAVVALKPSTGEILAMASSPNYDPNGIVNPATAESTWAQLNQTPGNPLVNHASQETLPPGSIFKIITTTAGLQNGYNSNSMLTGAADITLPGTTTKLTNYGGQQCSGGGQVTLETAFALSCNTAFVEMGVDVGADNLRKAAEAFGVGESYDLGVPVADGSLGDLPDGAAVGQSSIGQFDVTMSALQAAVMGATVANDGLRMEPYLVNRVTGSDLKELRKTSPHEITQAVSPEIANQLTQLMLASERNTAGGGANGIASKTGTAEHGPEGTPPHTWYVAFAPSDNADVAVAVVVKNGGGFGTGATGGQVASPIGRAVIDAARNAQGGA; encoded by the coding sequence ATGAATCGTTCCATTCGACTCGTATCCAGCTTCGCTCTCCTCCTGGTCATCATTTTGGTGGCCAACCTCACCTACATTCAGGTGTTCAAGGAAGATGACTACGCCAAGAACGCGCTCAACCAGCGCGGTTTCTATGAAATGAAGTCCATTCCGCGCGGCCAAATCTCCGCCGGCGGCATGGTGCTGGCCTCCAGCGCAGCAGATGCTGATGGTTTCTACCAGCGCTCCTATCCCTCCCAGGATCCGGCGGCGTATGGCTCGGTCGTGGGCTACCTTTCAGACCAATACGGGGCCGCTGGCCTGGAGTCCTCCTACAACACCGTCCTCAACGGCACCGACCCGGCGTTGTTTAGTTCCCGCTGGATGGACACGCTGACGGGCAAGGGCACGACCGGCGCCAATGTTGAGCTCACGCTCAACCCGCAGGTTCAGCAGGTTGCCTACGACCAGTTGGTGTCACGGGGCTACGAGGGTGCTGTTGTGGCGCTCAAGCCGTCCACCGGCGAGATCTTGGCCATGGCCTCCTCACCGAACTATGACCCAAATGGCATCGTCAATCCGGCCACGGCAGAGTCCACGTGGGCGCAGCTCAACCAGACTCCGGGCAACCCGCTGGTTAACCACGCCAGCCAGGAGACGCTGCCGCCGGGATCGATCTTCAAGATCATCACCACCACCGCCGGCCTGCAAAACGGGTACAACTCCAACTCGATGCTCACCGGCGCGGCCGACATCACTCTGCCCGGCACCACGACGAAGCTGACCAACTACGGCGGCCAGCAGTGTTCCGGCGGCGGCCAGGTCACCCTGGAGACGGCGTTCGCGCTGTCGTGCAACACCGCGTTCGTCGAGATGGGCGTGGATGTTGGCGCCGATAACCTCCGGAAGGCCGCCGAGGCCTTCGGCGTCGGCGAGTCCTACGACCTGGGTGTGCCCGTGGCGGATGGCTCGTTGGGTGATCTTCCCGACGGCGCCGCCGTCGGCCAGTCCTCCATCGGACAGTTCGACGTGACCATGTCGGCGCTGCAGGCAGCGGTGATGGGCGCGACCGTCGCCAATGATGGTCTGCGCATGGAACCGTACCTGGTGAATCGGGTCACCGGCAGCGATCTCAAGGAGCTGCGTAAGACCAGCCCGCATGAGATCACCCAGGCCGTGAGTCCGGAGATCGCGAACCAGCTCACCCAGCTCATGCTCGCCTCGGAGCGCAATACCGCGGGCGGCGGTGCCAACGGCATCGCCTCGAAGACCGGCACCGCCGAGCACGGACCGGAGGGGACTCCGCCGCATACCTGGTACGTCGCTTTCGCGCCGAGCGATAATGCTGACGTGGCGGTCGCGGTCGTCGTCAAGAATGGTGGCGGTTTCGGTACCGGCGCCACGGGCGGGCAAGTTGCTTCGCCCATCGGACGTGCGGTTATTGATGCCGCCCGCAACGCACAAGGGGGTGCCTAA
- a CDS encoding peptidylprolyl isomerase → MTNKTATATLHTNRGDIVIDLFGNHAPATVENFVGLADGSKEYKTENAKGEKTGPFYDGAVFHRVINGFMIQGGDPTGTGRGGPGYMFADEFHPELRFDRSYLLAMANAGPGTNGSQFFITVGPTPHLNNHHTIFGEVTDAESQKVVDAIATTDTDRMDRPTEPVVIESITIS, encoded by the coding sequence ATGACCAACAAGACCGCAACTGCAACGCTGCATACCAACCGTGGTGACATCGTCATTGACCTCTTTGGCAACCACGCCCCGGCGACCGTCGAGAATTTCGTCGGCCTGGCCGACGGCTCCAAGGAGTACAAGACCGAGAACGCCAAGGGTGAGAAGACCGGACCGTTCTACGACGGCGCCGTGTTCCACCGCGTGATCAACGGCTTCATGATTCAGGGCGGCGACCCCACCGGCACCGGCCGCGGCGGCCCCGGCTACATGTTCGCCGACGAGTTCCACCCGGAGCTGCGCTTCGACCGTTCCTACCTGCTGGCCATGGCCAACGCTGGCCCCGGCACCAACGGCTCCCAGTTCTTCATCACCGTTGGCCCGACCCCGCACCTCAACAACCACCACACCATCTTCGGTGAGGTCACTGACGCGGAGTCCCAGAAGGTCGTCGACGCCATCGCGACCACCGACACCGATCGCATGGATCGCCCGACCGAGCCGGTCGTCATCGAGTCCATCACCATCTCCTAA
- the pknB gene encoding Stk1 family PASTA domain-containing Ser/Thr kinase has product MTLIGGRYRLAEVIGTGGMSEVYAAEDTLIGRDVAVKMLRLELARDVNFRERFQREAQNSGKLNHPAIVAVFDTGETTIEGIDVPYIVMERVHGRTIRQVILDEGPMSATRAAETLLPACAALQASHDAGIIHRDIKPANIMVTNTGDVKVMDFGIARALDDSTHAMTQTSAVIGTAQYLSPEQARGKAADGRSDIYALGCVLYEMVTGHPPFEGETPFAVAFQHVQENPTPPSELIDAPLSPTAALNLDAVVLTAMAKHPADRYQTATQFGEDLHKLARNAVTNAARSYVSPDDPAPTTVSAAVAPTAAPAPAAVPAAGAHRREANNRGNRRLTWVAAVLALIAIGIGGAFVWDLVQTRNEQTLMAQMVTVPDVTGKSRDDAIAELEALQLIVNINEEPSPDKPRDEVLRTNPVSGSQLQRGTNITLTVSTGKEITDVPDLKGMTPQEAADALAEFDLQLEQQVREASSDDIEQGRIIEQNPTAGSPLPKGSKVSITVSTGAEMTRVPVLSGLQLSQAEATLTSLDFVVQVRRIDSTEPDGQVIRAQHEGSEIPTGSTVVLEVSNGMLITMPDISRLDDRQALAALRSAGWTGRDDQLITGTDVITGALVDQGRIASTEPSAGSAVRKDGPITARYWVFQLGALVPGN; this is encoded by the coding sequence ATGACCCTCATTGGCGGTCGCTACCGGTTAGCCGAGGTCATCGGCACCGGCGGCATGTCCGAGGTCTACGCCGCCGAGGACACCCTCATCGGCCGCGACGTCGCCGTGAAGATGCTCCGCCTGGAGTTGGCGCGCGACGTCAACTTCCGCGAGCGCTTCCAACGCGAGGCCCAGAACTCCGGGAAGCTCAATCACCCGGCGATCGTTGCCGTCTTCGACACCGGTGAGACGACCATCGAAGGCATCGACGTCCCCTACATCGTCATGGAGCGGGTCCACGGCCGCACGATCCGTCAGGTCATCCTCGACGAGGGCCCAATGTCCGCCACCCGCGCCGCCGAGACCCTCCTCCCGGCCTGTGCCGCCCTGCAGGCCAGCCACGATGCCGGCATCATCCACCGCGACATCAAGCCCGCCAACATCATGGTCACCAACACCGGCGATGTGAAAGTCATGGACTTCGGCATCGCCCGCGCGCTCGACGATTCGACGCACGCCATGACGCAAACCTCCGCAGTCATCGGCACCGCCCAGTACCTCTCGCCCGAGCAGGCCCGCGGCAAGGCCGCCGACGGCCGCTCCGACATCTACGCCCTCGGCTGCGTCCTCTACGAAATGGTCACCGGGCATCCGCCCTTCGAGGGCGAAACACCGTTCGCCGTCGCATTCCAGCATGTGCAGGAAAATCCCACCCCACCGTCCGAGCTTATCGACGCCCCCCTCTCCCCCACCGCCGCACTCAACCTCGACGCGGTGGTCCTCACCGCCATGGCCAAACACCCAGCCGACCGCTACCAAACCGCAACCCAATTCGGCGAGGACCTACACAAACTAGCCCGCAACGCCGTCACCAACGCCGCCCGCTCCTACGTCTCCCCGGATGACCCGGCGCCGACGACTGTGTCGGCGGCCGTGGCGCCGACCGCCGCCCCGGCACCTGCTGCCGTGCCTGCGGCAGGAGCGCACCGTCGAGAAGCAAACAACCGAGGCAACCGCCGCCTGACCTGGGTCGCAGCCGTCCTCGCCCTCATCGCGATCGGCATCGGCGGCGCCTTCGTGTGGGACCTCGTGCAAACCCGCAACGAACAAACCCTCATGGCCCAAATGGTCACCGTGCCCGACGTCACCGGAAAATCACGCGACGACGCCATCGCGGAACTCGAAGCCCTCCAACTCATCGTCAACATCAACGAAGAACCCAGCCCCGACAAACCCCGCGACGAAGTCCTACGCACCAACCCCGTCTCCGGCTCCCAACTACAACGCGGCACCAACATCACACTGACCGTCTCCACCGGCAAAGAAATCACCGACGTCCCCGACCTCAAAGGCATGACCCCCCAAGAAGCCGCCGACGCACTCGCCGAATTCGACCTCCAACTGGAACAACAAGTCCGCGAAGCCAGCTCCGACGACATCGAACAAGGCCGCATCATCGAGCAAAACCCCACCGCCGGCTCACCCCTGCCCAAGGGCTCCAAAGTCTCCATCACCGTCTCCACCGGCGCCGAAATGACCCGCGTCCCCGTGCTCAGCGGCCTCCAACTATCCCAAGCCGAAGCAACACTGACCTCCCTCGACTTCGTCGTCCAAGTCCGCCGCATCGACTCCACCGAACCCGACGGCCAAGTCATCCGCGCCCAACACGAAGGCTCCGAAATCCCCACCGGCTCCACCGTCGTCCTCGAAGTATCCAACGGCATGCTCATCACCATGCCCGACATCTCACGCCTCGACGACCGCCAAGCCCTCGCCGCCCTCCGCTCCGCCGGCTGGACCGGACGCGACGACCAACTCATCACCGGCACCGACGTCATCACCGGCGCCCTCGTCGACCAAGGACGCATCGCCTCCACCGAACCCAGCGCCGGATCCGCCGTCCGCAAAGACGGCCCCATCACCGCCCGCTACTGGGTCTTCCAACTAGGCGCCCTCGTACCCGGCAACTAA